In the Anaerostipes caccae L1-92 genome, AGAAGCTTCATCCGGTAATCATTGACACTGCTCACAGGGACAGTGACAGCTTCAATGCCGTTGGAAGTGCAGAACCTGATCATTTTGCTGAACGCCACATCCGTCTGCTGATAAGTGGTATAAAGGAAGTGACGGAACGGATGAACCTGTTTTATGGCGTGATACATTGGCTGATTGTAAATCTGTACGATTAACCGGTCCAGAAGGTATTCTTTCTTCATTTCTTTTGCTGTCTTTACAATGACAGAGAAATCATTTTTTGCGGCTGCGGCATCACTGTCTTTGGTGTCTGTTATAATATATGTATCGGGATATTTGTCCATCAGTTCAAAGAGTTCTTTCAATGAGACAGAAGTGTATTTGCCGTACAGCTTAATATTTTTAAACTTTGCATAGGAAACAGGTTTGCCGCCCTTGCTCTTCGGATCACTCAGGTCTTTTCCCCAATAATGCCTTGCGACCATGACATGATCCGTAGTCTGCATCAGGTCAGCTTCAAAAACCCTGAAACCATTTTGATAGGAATTTAAAAACGCATCTTTGGAGTTCGTATACTCCTTACCATCGATCTCTCCAAGAGCATGTGCAACCGCACGGTAGTCATACCACTGCTTTGACTCCTTCTTTGTCTGTGCGGAAGCTTTTTTATGATCAGACTGCTGTTTGACTTCATTTGCGGCATTCACATTTTGCTGCCGGCCCTGATAAAAACGGAACCCAGAAAAGAGTATGCTTCCAAGGAGGGCAAGAAAAGCAAGGCGCAGGGTGACCCGTTCAAATACTGCTCGGATATATTTAGGCTGATGTTTTGCTTTTTTAACGGCATTTTTGATGGATTTTGTTTTTATCTTTTTATTGTTCAGCATGAAACCTTCCTTTGTAAAAAAGACGTAATATAATTGTAACAATTATGTTAAAAATCATTATAACATAGGAAGACCAAAAAATCAAAAGCATATCAGCAGTCTGTGTGACAAAGTTTTAACATTCAACGGTGGATTTTGAAAGGAACTTCATGGTATAGTAAATGTATTGACG is a window encoding:
- a CDS encoding phosphatidylinositol-specific phospholipase C/glycerophosphodiester phosphodiesterase family protein, with product MLNNKKIKTKSIKNAVKKAKHQPKYIRAVFERVTLRLAFLALLGSILFSGFRFYQGRQQNVNAANEVKQQSDHKKASAQTKKESKQWYDYRAVAHALGEIDGKEYTNSKDAFLNSYQNGFRVFEADLMQTTDHVMVARHYWGKDLSDPKSKGGKPVSYAKFKNIKLYGKYTSVSLKELFELMDKYPDTYIITDTKDSDAAAAKNDFSVIVKTAKEMKKEYLLDRLIVQIYNQPMYHAIKQVHPFRHFLYTTYQQTDVAFSKMIRFCTSNGIEAVTVPVSSVNDYRMKLLSDAGLYSFTHTVNSVYEAKEYMKLGVYGVYTDFLTNAEVEKCSFSLKTKDFFDKLQNGK